One window of Panthera tigris isolate Pti1 chromosome C2, P.tigris_Pti1_mat1.1, whole genome shotgun sequence genomic DNA carries:
- the ROPN1 gene encoding ropporin-1A produces the protein MPQTDKQICIPPELPELLKQFTKAAIRTQPQDLIQWAADYFGAMSRGEIPPVRERSERVALSNWAELTPELLKILHSRVAGRLIIHVDELAQIWKVLSLPTDLFNSVMNVGRFTEEIEWLKFLALACSSLGVTIAKTLKIVCEVLSSDHDCGPPRIPFSTFQFLYTYIAEVDGEISASHVSRMLNYIEQEVIGPDGLIKVNDFTQNPRVRLE, from the exons ATGCCTCAGACAGATAAGCAAATATGCATCCCCCCGGAGCTGCCGGAATTGCTGAAGCAATTCACCAAAGCCGCCATTCGGACCCAGCCACAGGATCTCATCCAGTGGGCGGCTGA ttattTTGGGGCTATGTCTCGTGGAGAGATTCCTCCAGTGAGAGAGCGGTCTGAGCGAGTGGCTTTGTCTAACTGGGCAGAGCTTACACCTGAGCTGCTAAAGATCCTGCATTCTCGG GTTGCTGGCAGACTGATCATCCATGTAGATGAGCTGGCCCAGATATGGAAGGTGCTGAGTCTCCCAACAGATCTGTTTAACAGTGTGATGAACGTGGGCCGCTTCACGGAGGAGATTGAGTGGCTGAAGTTTTTAGCCCTTGCTTGCAGTTCTCTTGGAGTT ACCATTGCCAAAACTCTCAAGATAGTGTGCGAAGTGTTATCATCTGACCATGACTGTGGACCTCCCCGGATCCCATTTAGCACGTTCCAGTTTCTGTACACATATATTGCCGAAGTGGATGGGGAGATCTCTGCCTCACACGTCAGCCGAATGCTGAACTACATTGAACAGGAAGT AATTGGTCCTGATGGTTTAATCAAGGTCAACGACTTTACCCAAAACCCCAGGGTTCGGCTGGAGTAA